Proteins found in one Chloroflexota bacterium genomic segment:
- a CDS encoding DUF1353 domain-containing protein, whose amino-acid sequence MARILGDLTIRLNKNGSTWSLAEPLEYHVGAANSDNIVEVPAGFETDLASVPWFGRWLVLSWRGTARAAVIHDFLYSVVGRRHGFTRSQADAIFREALKVTGSRLWPVIWVAVRLFGLAAWRGREREAVDQ is encoded by the coding sequence ATGGCGCGAATACTCGGAGACTTGACCATCCGGTTGAACAAAAACGGATCAACTTGGAGCCTGGCGGAACCACTCGAGTACCACGTCGGCGCGGCGAACAGCGACAACATCGTTGAGGTTCCGGCAGGCTTTGAGACGGACCTCGCCAGCGTTCCTTGGTTTGGGCGCTGGCTCGTGTTGAGCTGGAGAGGCACGGCCCGCGCCGCCGTCATTCATGACTTCCTCTACTCCGTCGTGGGGCGGCGGCATGGCTTCACGCGGTCGCAGGCCGATGCCATCTTCCGTGAGGCGCTGAAGGTGACGGGTTCTAGGCTGTGGCCCGTCATCTGGGTGGCCGTCCGCCTCTTCGGACTCGCCGCGTGGCGCGGCCGTGAGCGAGAAGCCGTCGATCAGTAG
- a CDS encoding endonuclease III encodes MPVKERRPRRPRSPRKRAAEVQALLEAQQGRAEWSPRYDPVTELVFTILSQHTSDVNSERAGHRLKAAYPSWDAIADAEPEEITPYVLSAGLAKQKVPRIQETLKQVRDMTGGFDLSFLAEMPMEEAKAWLRALPGVGPKTTAIVLCFALGMPAMAVDTHVHRVSKRLGLIGPKVSAEKAHDVLEALVAPEDVYAFHVALISHGRQVCRALRPLCAGCVLRDGCPARRE; translated from the coding sequence ATGCCCGTCAAAGAACGCCGCCCACGCCGACCGCGCTCGCCGAGGAAGCGCGCCGCCGAGGTGCAGGCGCTGCTGGAGGCGCAGCAGGGGCGGGCCGAGTGGTCGCCGCGCTATGACCCGGTGACGGAACTGGTCTTCACAATTCTGTCGCAGCACACGTCTGACGTGAACTCGGAGCGGGCAGGGCACCGGCTCAAGGCGGCCTACCCATCGTGGGACGCGATAGCAGACGCTGAACCGGAGGAGATCACGCCGTACGTGCTGTCGGCTGGGCTCGCAAAGCAAAAGGTGCCGCGGATCCAGGAGACGCTGAAGCAGGTGCGCGACATGACGGGGGGCTTCGATCTTTCCTTCCTGGCGGAAATGCCGATGGAAGAGGCGAAGGCGTGGCTGAGGGCGCTGCCGGGCGTTGGGCCGAAGACAACAGCCATCGTCCTTTGCTTCGCGCTTGGGATGCCGGCCATGGCGGTCGACACGCACGTCCACCGTGTCTCGAAGCGGCTGGGGCTCATCGGGCCAAAGGTGTCCGCGGAAAAGGCGCACGACGTGCTGGAGGCACTGGTGGCGCCGGAGGACGTCTATGCCTTCCACGTCGCGCTGATATCGCATGGGCGGCAGGTGTGCAGGGCGCTGCGGCCGCTGTGCGCCGGCTGCGTTCTTCGCGACGGCTGCCCGGCGAGGCGAGAGTAA